The following are encoded in a window of Sphingobium sp. AP49 genomic DNA:
- a CDS encoding sulfotransferase — MRNRGPIIHIGYHKTGTTWFQDIFYPAVRNRRYLARATARAAFLDPGALHFDPADARARLGPEPDDIILCEENLSGGLHNGGLAGNLSKDVASRIKTTLPNAQIVIFVRDPCSAIASAYLQYVKGGGTYGVHRYLFGQDRRGPVAPERDEAPGFRREHFDYVRLVAYYDALFGADRVHVFRYEDFRANPQAFAAAYAARFGLEIAVNQLDWGTRNPSLSRPLLWAARIANLFTRRAVTDKHCLIAIPGWYKLSRHLLRRANASRRFGRPLSMTDILDTAAITHFQDYYQDGEAKLARRLLHQARCDADFGHGSAALATSLIRSCRTKARYSSPTMTPRC, encoded by the coding sequence ATGCGCAACAGGGGTCCCATCATCCATATCGGCTATCACAAAACCGGCACCACCTGGTTCCAGGACATTTTCTATCCCGCCGTACGCAACCGGCGCTACCTGGCGCGCGCCACCGCCCGCGCCGCCTTTCTCGATCCAGGCGCCCTGCATTTCGATCCTGCTGACGCCCGGGCGCGACTAGGGCCTGAGCCGGACGACATCATCCTGTGCGAGGAAAATCTGTCCGGCGGCCTGCATAATGGGGGATTGGCAGGTAACCTGTCCAAGGACGTCGCCAGCCGGATCAAGACGACCCTGCCCAATGCCCAGATCGTCATCTTCGTACGAGACCCCTGCTCAGCGATCGCCTCGGCCTATCTCCAATATGTGAAGGGTGGCGGCACCTATGGCGTCCACCGTTATCTGTTCGGCCAGGATCGACGGGGACCGGTCGCTCCCGAACGGGACGAAGCGCCCGGCTTCCGCCGCGAGCATTTCGATTATGTGCGGCTGGTCGCCTATTATGACGCGCTGTTCGGGGCAGACAGGGTCCATGTCTTCCGCTATGAGGATTTCCGCGCCAATCCACAGGCCTTCGCCGCCGCCTATGCCGCCCGTTTCGGGCTTGAAATCGCGGTCAACCAGCTCGACTGGGGCACGCGCAATCCTTCGCTCAGCAGGCCGCTGCTATGGGCAGCGCGGATCGCCAATCTGTTTACCCGCCGGGCGGTGACGGACAAGCATTGCCTGATCGCCATTCCGGGCTGGTACAAGCTCAGCCGCCACCTGCTGCGCCGGGCCAATGCCTCGCGCCGTTTCGGTCGGCCGCTTAGCATGACGGACATATTGGATACCGCCGCGATTACCCATTTTCAGGACTATTATCAGGATGGCGAAGCGAAACTCGCCCGACGACTGCTGCATCAGGCACGCTGCGATGCCGATTTCGGGCACGGGTCTGCTGCCCTGGCAACGTCCTTGATTCGATCATGCCGAACCAAAGCCAGATACTCCTCGCCGACGATGACGCCGCGCTGCTGA
- a CDS encoding glycosyltransferase family 4 protein, producing the protein MADIGRHIWLVARVHAPDEGGVQTYVGEIAHAYAALGWRVTLFAKSSAGPRRITSHGIDLIDVGPASRMRVYLRLFRAMFAAWCRGERPHAIHACTWRAALPALLFPRPLVVTIHGREVGRPGGGAFALMRLVLRRARHIVAVSTVTHKLLVHRLPHLASRCVTAWNGVRMPVERPATPFQRNDGPAQLLTVCRLVARKNIPAAIDAAAACLRTDASLRYTIIGRGVDGIRVQQTARRHGLDDAIILAGYVSDAELAQQYRAADIFLHPQIALEDGAEVEGFGLSVADAMAQGLACIVGQDGGPAELVQDGITGLVVNGRDPGAIRAAIALLVRDPALCRRLGDQARLWAAANLSWDRHCALSLGGLPGVPTHAFDPVAIAQGG; encoded by the coding sequence ATGGCTGACATTGGCCGCCACATCTGGCTTGTTGCGCGCGTTCATGCCCCCGATGAAGGCGGCGTTCAAACCTATGTCGGAGAGATCGCACATGCCTATGCTGCGCTCGGCTGGCGCGTTACCCTGTTTGCCAAATCCTCGGCCGGACCGCGCCGGATCACCAGCCACGGCATCGATCTGATTGATGTCGGGCCTGCCTCGCGGATGCGCGTCTATCTGCGGCTGTTCCGGGCGATGTTCGCTGCCTGGTGCCGAGGCGAGCGACCACATGCGATCCATGCCTGTACCTGGCGCGCCGCCTTGCCCGCCCTGCTCTTCCCGCGCCCGCTGGTGGTGACCATCCACGGGCGCGAGGTCGGTCGCCCCGGCGGAGGCGCGTTCGCCCTGATGCGCCTGGTCCTCCGTCGCGCCCGTCATATCGTTGCGGTCAGCACTGTCACCCACAAGCTGCTGGTGCATCGCCTGCCCCATCTTGCCTCCCGCTGTGTCACGGCCTGGAACGGCGTGCGCATGCCCGTCGAACGGCCGGCTACGCCATTCCAGCGCAACGATGGGCCGGCCCAGCTCCTTACCGTTTGCCGCCTGGTCGCCCGCAAGAACATCCCAGCCGCCATTGATGCTGCCGCCGCCTGCCTGCGCACGGATGCTTCGTTGCGCTATACCATCATCGGCCGCGGCGTAGACGGCATCCGGGTTCAGCAGACCGCGCGCCGCCATGGACTGGACGATGCCATAATCCTTGCCGGCTATGTTTCCGACGCGGAACTGGCGCAGCAATATCGTGCCGCCGACATCTTCCTGCACCCCCAGATCGCGCTGGAGGATGGCGCCGAGGTCGAAGGCTTTGGCCTCAGCGTCGCCGATGCCATGGCCCAGGGATTGGCCTGCATCGTCGGCCAGGATGGCGGTCCGGCGGAATTGGTACAGGACGGCATCACCGGCCTTGTCGTCAATGGCCGGGATCCCGGGGCTATCCGCGCCGCGATCGCACTGCTGGTTCGCGATCCGGCCCTGTGCCGACGTCTCGGCGATCAGGCACGGCTATGGGCCGCCGCCAACCTGTCATGGGACCGTCATTGCGCCCTCAGCCTGGGCGGACTGCCGGGCGTCCCTACGCACGCCTTCGATCCCGTCGCGATCGCCCAGGGGGGCTGA
- a CDS encoding TIM barrel protein yields the protein MQWLGIEQISVFCLPPVDYVTLAADLGCNGISLALEGMGHNAGYPPYSLRDDPLLRRETRTALRDRGIALSIGEGLLLRPGLDPRDLAADMDMLAEMGCERINSLSVDRRADPSRLFDDFALFAQMVADRGMTATVEIVPMLPIGSLAAAQALLAHVNRPDFRLVLDMMHLHRLRISPAAIAALDPAQIAHVQLCDIADTLPPEAYMDAALHERLTPGDGDVPIDAYLAALPKGLTYGLEVPQRARANAGIGPHDRLRPVVAAARHLLGDD from the coding sequence ATGCAATGGCTCGGCATTGAGCAGATCAGCGTTTTTTGCCTGCCCCCGGTCGATTATGTCACGCTCGCGGCGGACCTGGGCTGTAACGGCATTTCGCTGGCCCTGGAGGGCATGGGCCATAATGCCGGCTATCCACCCTATTCGCTGCGAGACGATCCGCTGCTCCGGCGTGAGACCCGGACCGCGCTGCGCGATCGCGGGATCGCCCTGTCCATCGGTGAGGGGTTGCTGCTGCGCCCTGGTCTCGATCCACGGGATCTCGCGGCCGACATGGACATGCTGGCGGAAATGGGTTGCGAACGGATCAACAGCCTCAGCGTCGACCGCCGCGCCGATCCGAGCCGGCTGTTCGACGACTTCGCCTTGTTCGCACAGATGGTCGCGGACCGGGGCATGACGGCGACGGTCGAAATCGTGCCGATGCTGCCAATCGGTTCGCTGGCAGCGGCACAGGCGCTGCTGGCCCATGTCAACCGACCGGATTTTCGTCTGGTGCTGGACATGATGCACCTGCATCGCCTGCGCATATCGCCCGCAGCGATCGCGGCGCTCGATCCCGCGCAAATCGCCCATGTCCAACTATGCGACATTGCCGACACGCTGCCGCCCGAGGCCTATATGGATGCGGCCCTGCACGAGCGGCTGACGCCGGGTGATGGTGATGTGCCGATCGATGCCTATCTCGCGGCCCTACCCAAAGGCCTCACCTACGGCCTCGAAGTCCCTCAGCGCGCGCGTGCCAACGCCGGCATCGGCCCGCACGATCGATTGCGTCCAGTCGTGGCTGCGGCCCGGCATCTGCTCGGCGACGACTGA
- a CDS encoding nuclear transport factor 2 family protein: MPIVDPAPNCIIHRCGVVNRAAGESSAPSPMLTRCSEWHGTPLPVDLHCGRQGAEEQGKDEENMPRFTTENAVSKLEIEQLVIDWGYDLDLHGGIHVAPLCTTDCHYLVGGTLHLGHAPINAFYTARNERVAAQQKDGVRTQRHTITNMRVTFADKDSAAAQFILVNYSGEGKAPILNLVGPTIVADCRMEFRRESDGEWLISLFDSTPMFIGNDPFLNAAVVRK; this comes from the coding sequence GTGCCCATCGTCGATCCTGCTCCCAATTGCATCATCCATCGCTGCGGCGTTGTGAACCGTGCCGCTGGCGAATCATCTGCACCGTCCCCGATGCTAACAAGGTGTTCAGAATGGCACGGCACCCCCTTGCCTGTCGACCTCCACTGCGGCAGGCAAGGCGCAGAAGAACAAGGAAAGGATGAGGAAAACATGCCCCGCTTCACGACGGAGAACGCCGTTTCCAAACTGGAGATCGAACAGTTGGTCATCGACTGGGGCTATGATCTGGACTTGCACGGCGGCATACATGTCGCACCGCTCTGCACCACCGATTGCCACTATCTGGTCGGCGGGACGCTGCATCTGGGCCATGCCCCCATCAACGCCTTCTACACCGCCCGGAATGAACGGGTCGCGGCGCAACAGAAGGACGGCGTCCGGACGCAAAGGCATACCATCACCAACATGCGTGTCACCTTCGCTGACAAGGATAGCGCCGCCGCGCAATTCATCCTGGTCAATTACTCAGGCGAAGGGAAAGCACCGATCCTGAACCTGGTCGGGCCGACGATCGTCGCCGATTGCCGGATGGAATTTCGCCGCGAATCCGATGGCGAATGGCTGATCTCGCTGTTCGACAGCACGCCGATGTTCATCGGGAACGACCCTTTTCTGAACGCTGCAGTCGTCCGGAAATAA
- a CDS encoding thiamine pyrophosphate-binding protein translates to MGTPVYERILQLLEAEGIDSLFGIPDPGFVHMAVKAEQRGWRVTAPHHEQSGAFMADAWSRMTGKPGVCFGTMGPGVANLAAAAIVAAKENAPTIFLAGNRGREAEQRVKRGRIQYISQPRYFEAAMKYVGVIEYAHQADEVIREALRVCQSGKPGPVYVEIPMHVLHEEPDWAPLQAPDDYRLVAQEASAAMVAQAVSAIAAARAPIILAGHGIFTARAGQSVGALALALDCPIIQTSGGTAFIPGMEERTFSYGFSPCANEAVEQSDLVIAIGTELGEPLHFGLNRHWATGDAERQWIYIERDPLAFGVNRKIHVPLLGDLRDVVPQLVQALADRTPEPSPQLAQWVERQAAFKAELADSAPRGRVPVHTARLVTEATAAFPKDGIMVRDGGSITIFTWTYSQATPHDVMWNQNLGHLGTGLPYAIGAAIATGGTRPVMLLTGDSSIMFHIAELETAVRKKLPIVVVISSDYAWGLEVGVYRRAFGEGSAETEAHWGKDVRFDMIARGFGAHGEFVEREEDIGPAIARALASGKPAVIQVPVDPDANATEAPNYAEYSSWAAY, encoded by the coding sequence ATGGGCACGCCGGTATATGAACGCATTCTCCAGTTGCTGGAGGCGGAGGGGATCGACAGTCTGTTTGGCATTCCCGATCCCGGCTTTGTCCATATGGCGGTCAAGGCGGAGCAGCGCGGCTGGCGCGTGACGGCGCCGCATCATGAACAGTCGGGCGCGTTCATGGCCGACGCCTGGTCGCGCATGACGGGGAAGCCGGGTGTCTGTTTTGGGACGATGGGACCGGGGGTCGCCAATCTGGCGGCGGCGGCGATCGTGGCGGCGAAGGAAAATGCCCCGACCATCTTCCTGGCCGGCAATCGCGGGCGCGAGGCGGAGCAGCGCGTAAAACGCGGCCGCATCCAATATATCAGCCAGCCCCGCTATTTTGAGGCGGCGATGAAATATGTCGGCGTGATCGAATATGCTCACCAGGCTGACGAGGTGATCCGCGAGGCGCTGCGGGTCTGCCAATCGGGCAAGCCCGGCCCGGTCTATGTCGAAATCCCGATGCATGTGCTGCATGAGGAACCGGACTGGGCGCCGTTGCAGGCGCCCGACGACTATCGCCTGGTCGCGCAGGAGGCTAGCGCGGCGATGGTGGCGCAGGCAGTAAGCGCGATCGCCGCAGCCAGGGCGCCCATCATCCTGGCAGGCCATGGGATATTCACTGCGCGAGCAGGACAAAGCGTGGGTGCGCTGGCGCTGGCGCTGGATTGCCCGATTATCCAGACCTCGGGCGGGACCGCCTTCATTCCCGGGATGGAGGAGCGGACCTTCTCCTATGGCTTCTCGCCCTGCGCGAACGAAGCGGTGGAACAGTCCGATCTGGTGATCGCGATCGGAACCGAATTGGGCGAGCCGCTCCATTTCGGGCTTAATCGGCATTGGGCTACAGGGGATGCCGAGCGGCAATGGATCTATATCGAGCGGGATCCGCTCGCCTTTGGCGTCAACCGCAAAATCCATGTGCCGCTGCTGGGTGATTTGCGCGATGTGGTGCCGCAACTGGTCCAGGCGCTGGCGGATCGGACTCCTGAACCATCGCCGCAACTGGCCCAATGGGTCGAACGCCAGGCCGCGTTCAAGGCGGAGCTGGCCGACAGCGCGCCGCGTGGACGGGTGCCGGTTCATACGGCCCGGCTGGTGACGGAGGCGACCGCGGCCTTTCCGAAAGATGGCATCATGGTGCGCGACGGCGGGTCGATCACCATATTCACCTGGACCTATTCGCAGGCGACCCCGCATGATGTGATGTGGAACCAGAATCTGGGGCATCTGGGCACTGGCCTGCCCTATGCCATCGGCGCGGCCATCGCGACGGGCGGCACGCGGCCGGTGATGCTGCTGACCGGTGATTCCTCGATCATGTTCCATATCGCGGAACTGGAGACAGCGGTGCGCAAGAAGCTGCCGATCGTCGTCGTGATCAGTTCCGACTATGCCTGGGGGCTTGAAGTCGGGGTCTATCGTCGTGCCTTTGGCGAAGGGTCGGCCGAGACCGAGGCGCACTGGGGTAAAGATGTGCGCTTTGACATGATCGCCAGGGGCTTTGGCGCGCACGGCGAGTTCGTCGAGCGCGAAGAGGATATCGGACCTGCTATCGCCCGGGCTCTGGCAAGCGGCAAACCGGCGGTGATCCAGGTGCCGGTCGATCCCGACGCGAATGCGACGGAGGCACCCAATTACGCCGAATATTCATCCTGGGCGGCCTATTGA
- a CDS encoding carboxymuconolactone decarboxylase family protein: protein MRVKGIFRPSDYPGNPAEAEALFAALCPGMSDPQIDRDHAGLAIAAHQPRLALLLSQLSRFLALDTGWGQRADLRELAIQTVNLHFGCGYGFAARMRPADAAWLSAEMLAALPFWRHSPLFDAEQRLVIEYAHAVASGDVPAPLFARIRDAYGERGAVECTSIIALWSFWAMMLNAMGPDRDA from the coding sequence GTGCGCGTGAAGGGCATATTCCGCCCGAGCGACTATCCGGGCAACCCCGCCGAGGCCGAAGCCCTGTTCGCGGCTCTATGCCCCGGCATGAGCGACCCGCAGATCGATCGCGACCATGCCGGACTGGCGATCGCAGCCCATCAGCCCCGGCTGGCGCTGCTGCTATCGCAACTCAGCCGTTTCCTCGCACTCGACACCGGCTGGGGCCAGCGCGCGGACCTGCGCGAACTGGCAATCCAGACGGTCAACCTGCATTTCGGCTGCGGCTATGGCTTTGCCGCGCGAATGCGGCCGGCCGACGCGGCCTGGTTGAGCGCCGAGATGCTGGCCGCCCTCCCCTTCTGGCGCCATTCACCGCTGTTCGATGCGGAACAGCGGTTGGTCATCGAATATGCCCACGCTGTGGCATCGGGCGATGTGCCCGCACCGCTCTTCGCCCGCATCCGCGATGCCTATGGCGAACGGGGGGCCGTCGAATGCACCAGCATCATCGCCCTCTGGTCCTTCTGGGCGATGATGCTCAATGCCATGGGGCCAGACCGGGACGCCTGA
- a CDS encoding LysR family transcriptional regulator, with product MLQLRSLQHLLILSRRLNYARAAGDLGLSQSALSRSIQALEQQWGMKLFDRDRSGVALTPQGQMAAERAAVLLADAADMERQLALSAGAQAGRVRFGMAPMPTRALLPAVIAARLIDAPGVTNEVVVRDTDALWSLLVAGEIEFFVTNEGFHFDAPVPRVELLGHFPIGGIVRPGHPLLAEPGSGRTFPVLRASWTGLPLPDDIRAHMCGGPNVIEDFGSLATITASSDAIWFSSRYAAVEELAAGRLCELPRPADATPHDVGVVLYSLERRSPSPWARAIKQALRQEIRALGQRHP from the coding sequence ATGCTTCAGTTGCGCAGCCTCCAGCATCTGCTGATCCTGTCACGGCGACTCAATTATGCGCGCGCGGCGGGGGATTTGGGCCTGTCCCAGTCGGCGCTCAGTCGGTCGATCCAGGCGCTGGAACAGCAATGGGGCATGAAGCTGTTCGACCGCGACCGGTCCGGTGTCGCGCTGACGCCACAGGGACAGATGGCGGCCGAACGGGCGGCGGTGCTACTTGCGGATGCGGCGGATATGGAACGGCAACTGGCGCTGAGTGCCGGGGCGCAGGCTGGCCGGGTGCGCTTTGGCATGGCGCCGATGCCGACCCGCGCCTTGTTACCGGCTGTCATCGCCGCGCGACTGATCGATGCGCCGGGGGTGACCAACGAAGTCGTGGTACGCGACACAGATGCTCTTTGGTCGTTGTTGGTCGCCGGCGAAATCGAGTTTTTCGTGACCAACGAAGGTTTTCATTTCGATGCCCCGGTGCCGCGAGTCGAACTGCTCGGCCATTTTCCCATCGGCGGTATCGTCCGGCCCGGCCACCCGCTGCTGGCCGAACCCGGTTCCGGCCGGACTTTTCCGGTGCTACGGGCGAGTTGGACCGGGTTGCCGTTGCCCGACGACATTCGTGCCCATATGTGCGGCGGTCCCAATGTGATCGAGGATTTCGGATCGCTGGCGACGATCACGGCGTCGTCGGATGCGATCTGGTTCTCCTCCCGTTACGCCGCGGTGGAGGAACTGGCCGCTGGCCGCCTATGTGAATTGCCGCGCCCGGCCGATGCGACGCCACATGACGTCGGCGTCGTCCTCTATTCGCTGGAGCGCCGCTCTCCCTCCCCCTGGGCGCGGGCGATCAAGCAGGCGCTGCGTCAGGAAATCAGGGCGCTGGGACAACGGCATCCATGA
- a CDS encoding L,D-transpeptidase: MMTGLIRRSFARHAILLAGLGLGPQMALAQGDRATSPPEFARRADNLKPGQWVWAPQVSPTGPLLVYVDLSRQIATVYRNGVRIAVSTISSGKEGHETPTGVFTILQKDKDHRSSLYNSAPMPYQQRLTWDGVALHAGGLPGYPESHGCIHLPYKFSQELFAITSLGATVVVQGNAATHMRTSQASLLSPVNAKGELVKNEPLQGEEYRWQPALAPSGPLTIIISKKEQRIVVLRNGTEIGRSVAQINDADPGSHVITLSTGNDGKPHWLYVGLPGHEEDANNVVDEAVLNRVRVPRDFYELVRAQLKPGATILVTDSSVGASTGERLTIMDAVVPAP, from the coding sequence ATGATGACCGGACTGATCCGCCGCAGCTTTGCCCGTCATGCCATTCTGCTCGCCGGCCTGGGCCTTGGCCCGCAAATGGCGCTGGCACAGGGAGACCGTGCCACATCCCCACCCGAATTTGCCCGCCGGGCCGACAATCTGAAGCCGGGCCAGTGGGTCTGGGCACCGCAGGTCTCCCCCACCGGCCCACTGCTCGTCTATGTCGATCTCTCGCGCCAGATCGCGACCGTCTATCGCAACGGCGTGCGCATCGCGGTATCGACCATCTCCTCGGGCAAGGAAGGGCATGAAACGCCCACCGGCGTCTTCACTATCCTGCAGAAGGACAAGGACCATCGGTCCAGTCTCTACAACAGCGCCCCCATGCCTTATCAGCAACGCCTGACCTGGGACGGTGTGGCCCTTCATGCCGGCGGCCTGCCGGGCTATCCCGAAAGCCATGGCTGCATCCATCTCCCCTATAAATTTTCGCAGGAGCTGTTCGCCATCACCAGCCTGGGCGCCACGGTTGTGGTCCAGGGCAATGCCGCGACCCATATGCGCACGAGCCAGGCCAGCCTGCTTTCGCCGGTCAACGCCAAAGGCGAACTGGTCAAGAACGAGCCACTCCAGGGCGAGGAATATCGCTGGCAGCCAGCACTCGCGCCCAGCGGTCCGCTCACCATCATCATATCGAAGAAGGAACAGCGCATCGTCGTCCTGCGCAACGGCACGGAAATCGGCCGCAGTGTCGCGCAGATCAACGATGCCGATCCCGGATCACATGTCATCACCCTGTCCACCGGCAATGACGGCAAGCCACACTGGCTCTATGTCGGCCTGCCGGGACATGAGGAGGATGCCAATAATGTCGTGGACGAGGCGGTATTGAACCGCGTCCGCGTTCCCCGCGATTTCTATGAGTTGGTTCGCGCCCAGTTGAAGCCGGGCGCCACTATCCTGGTCACTGATTCCAGCGTCGGCGCCTCGACCGGGGAGAGGCTGACAATCATGGATGCCGTTGTCCCAGCGCCCTGA
- a CDS encoding SapC family protein: protein MASAPANSLPIFYNDLIPLNSRDHADYRSQPVDAAPFLAKQHAVPLTIDEFVTAQRFVPIIFSAGVESVPLALMGLNEGVNVFVDDEGRLRGAAYVPAYVRRYPWMLAKLRPDSDELSLCFDPTSDAIGTAGEGPMLFEDGQPSDLIKGVLKFCEDFEQAAARTAQFMKDLAEMDLLMDGEVSIQTPNSEQPFIYRGFRMVNEEKLRDLRGDQLRKINQNGMLPLIYAHLFSLQLLREIFDGQVSQGKGPLAALAVPQTA from the coding sequence ATGGCCAGCGCGCCCGCCAACAGCCTCCCCATCTTCTACAATGACCTGATCCCGCTCAACAGCCGGGACCATGCCGATTATCGCAGCCAGCCGGTCGATGCCGCACCGTTTCTGGCCAAGCAGCATGCCGTGCCGCTGACCATCGATGAATTCGTCACCGCGCAACGCTTTGTGCCGATCATCTTTTCCGCAGGCGTGGAATCGGTGCCGCTGGCGCTGATGGGCCTCAACGAAGGCGTCAATGTCTTTGTCGACGACGAAGGCCGGCTGCGCGGAGCGGCCTATGTACCGGCCTATGTGCGCCGCTACCCCTGGATGCTGGCCAAGCTGCGCCCCGACAGCGACGAACTGTCGCTCTGCTTCGATCCGACCAGCGATGCCATCGGCACAGCCGGTGAAGGCCCGATGCTGTTCGAGGATGGCCAGCCGAGCGACCTGATCAAGGGCGTACTCAAATTCTGCGAGGATTTCGAGCAGGCCGCAGCCCGGACCGCCCAGTTCATGAAGGATCTGGCCGAAATGGATCTGCTCATGGACGGCGAAGTGTCGATCCAGACCCCCAACAGCGAACAGCCCTTCATCTATCGCGGCTTCCGCATGGTGAATGAGGAAAAGCTGCGCGACCTGCGCGGTGACCAGCTGCGCAAGATCAACCAGAACGGCATGCTCCCGCTGATCTACGCCCACCTCTTCTCGCTGCAGCTGCTGCGCGAGATATTCGACGGACAGGTCAGCCAGGGCAAAGGCCCGCTCGCAGCGCTGGCCGTGCCGCAAACCGCCTAA